The proteins below are encoded in one region of Ereboglobus luteus:
- the plsY gene encoding glycerol-3-phosphate 1-O-acyltransferase PlsY, protein MLVPILASIVAGYFLGALPFGYVVSRAKGVNIFEEGSKNPGATNVLRVLSQKFGEPGRRLGIMVFVLDALKGAVATGWPWIAFKMGVWDAAYEHWDVVSLIGLGAALLGHCFSCFTRFKGGKGVATGAGGFMVLMAPSLLIALLVWWVVFQTTRYVSLASILATASLPVSSCTMWCLWGWPPFSVVIISAGATVFVAVRHRANIGRLMRGTENKFVKKTPEEKM, encoded by the coding sequence CGCTGCCGTTCGGGTATGTGGTTTCGCGCGCGAAAGGCGTTAACATTTTTGAGGAGGGGAGCAAGAATCCGGGCGCGACAAATGTGCTGCGCGTGCTGAGCCAGAAGTTTGGCGAACCGGGCAGGCGGCTTGGCATCATGGTCTTCGTGCTGGACGCGTTGAAGGGGGCCGTGGCGACGGGCTGGCCGTGGATCGCTTTCAAGATGGGCGTGTGGGACGCGGCTTACGAACATTGGGACGTGGTGTCGTTGATCGGCCTCGGGGCGGCGTTGCTGGGGCATTGTTTTTCATGTTTCACGCGATTCAAGGGCGGCAAGGGCGTGGCGACGGGCGCGGGCGGTTTCATGGTGCTGATGGCACCCTCGCTTTTGATCGCGCTGCTTGTGTGGTGGGTGGTTTTCCAGACGACGCGGTATGTGTCGCTGGCGTCGATTCTGGCGACGGCCTCGCTGCCGGTGTCGAGCTGCACCATGTGGTGCCTTTGGGGCTGGCCGCCTTTTTCGGTTGTGATCATCTCGGCGGGCGCGACCGTTTTTGTGGCGGTGCGGCACCGGGCGAACATCGGGCGGCTGATGCGCGGCACGGAAAACAAGTTCGTGAAAAAAACGCCGGAAGAAAAAATGTGA
- the lipA gene encoding lipoyl synthase — protein sequence MANAPARDPAHADTSRKPSWLRAKLPSGSGYNAVRKLVDGHHLHSVCQSAQCPNLGECWTRGTATVMILGNICTRSCNFCAIATGRPTELDLGEPARVADAVAKMGLRHCVITSVARDELLDGGASVWAATIRAIRHANPKTAIEVLVPDFKGKMEHVDIVLEARPDIFNHNLETVERLQKPVRVQARYDRSRSVLRHAKSRGLTTKTGIMLGLGEEPGEIEQTLRDIVSDGTDIVTIGQYLQPTPQHWPVKRWVPPEEFAYWKKFGLSIGLGVVESGPLVRSSYHADEQSEKYTGADHLNTENNLTSEKTRPAS from the coding sequence ATGGCAAATGCTCCCGCGCGCGATCCCGCCCACGCAGACACATCGCGCAAACCTTCATGGCTCCGCGCCAAGCTGCCCTCGGGCTCGGGTTACAACGCGGTGCGCAAGCTGGTTGACGGGCATCATTTGCATTCCGTCTGCCAGAGCGCGCAATGCCCAAACCTCGGCGAGTGCTGGACGCGCGGCACCGCCACGGTGATGATCCTCGGAAACATTTGCACGCGCTCGTGCAACTTCTGCGCGATCGCCACGGGGCGGCCGACGGAGCTTGATCTTGGCGAGCCGGCGCGCGTGGCCGATGCCGTCGCGAAGATGGGGCTGCGGCATTGCGTGATCACATCGGTGGCGCGCGACGAGTTGCTCGACGGCGGGGCGTCGGTTTGGGCGGCGACAATTCGCGCGATTCGCCATGCGAATCCGAAAACCGCCATCGAGGTGCTCGTGCCGGACTTCAAGGGGAAGATGGAGCACGTTGACATCGTGCTCGAGGCAAGGCCGGACATCTTCAATCACAATCTCGAGACCGTCGAGCGCCTGCAAAAACCCGTGCGTGTGCAGGCGCGCTACGACCGCTCGCGCAGCGTGCTGCGCCATGCGAAAAGCCGCGGCCTCACGACCAAGACGGGCATCATGCTAGGCCTCGGCGAGGAGCCGGGGGAAATCGAGCAAACTTTGCGCGACATCGTCTCGGACGGCACGGACATCGTGACCATCGGGCAGTATTTGCAACCCACACCGCAGCACTGGCCCGTGAAGCGCTGGGTGCCGCCGGAGGAGTTTGCATATTGGAAAAAATTCGGCCTTTCAATCGGCCTTGGTGTTGTCGAGAGCGGTCCGTTGGTGCGTTCGAGTTATCACGCCGACGAACAATCCGAAAAATACACCGGCGCCGACCACCTGAACACCGAGAACAACCTGACCTCAGAAAAAACGCGCCCCGCATCTTGA
- a CDS encoding cupin domain-containing protein, with protein sequence MSNMFEKGKTLEFASLADYSEGGIVSKQVLKNEAGNITLFAFDKGQGLSEHTAPFDAMVQILDGEAEIRIGGNPSVLRKGEAVILPANIPHALHATEKFKMLLTMIKG encoded by the coding sequence ATGAGCAATATGTTTGAAAAAGGAAAAACACTGGAATTCGCGTCGCTTGCCGATTACTCCGAGGGCGGAATCGTCAGCAAGCAGGTTTTGAAAAACGAGGCGGGCAACATCACGCTCTTTGCCTTCGACAAGGGGCAGGGGTTGAGCGAGCACACCGCGCCGTTCGATGCCATGGTGCAAATCTTGGACGGGGAGGCCGAGATAAGAATCGGCGGCAATCCCTCCGTGCTCAGGAAGGGCGAGGCCGTTATCCTGCCCGCCAACATTCCTCACGCGCTGCACGCCACCGAAAAATTCAAAATGTTATTAACCATGATCAAGGGCTGA
- a CDS encoding metal-dependent hydrolase, with product MKITYLGHSCFFVETSTTQLIIDPFLTGNPTATAKADDIRCDYVLISHGHCDHTGDALDIAKTNDAVIVSNHEICNFFAAQGAKVHNMNPGGAFKFPFGRVKLTIAHHSSSEDGSASDPLLPPYLGSPCGIIIEADGKRIYHAGDTALFLDMQLIGRAGLDLAMLPIGDNFTMGPEDAVDALDMLKPKAAIPMHYNTWPPIAQDASAFAAAAKQRGHLAHPLKPGESVTI from the coding sequence ATGAAAATCACTTATCTTGGCCACTCCTGCTTCTTCGTTGAAACCTCCACCACCCAGCTCATCATTGACCCTTTCCTCACGGGCAACCCGACAGCAACCGCAAAGGCCGACGACATTCGTTGCGACTATGTGTTGATTTCGCACGGACATTGCGACCACACGGGCGACGCGCTCGACATCGCAAAAACGAACGACGCGGTCATCGTTTCGAATCACGAAATCTGCAACTTTTTCGCCGCCCAAGGCGCGAAGGTTCACAACATGAATCCCGGCGGCGCGTTCAAGTTTCCGTTCGGACGGGTCAAGCTCACCATCGCGCACCACTCGTCGAGTGAGGACGGCAGCGCGTCCGACCCGCTCCTGCCCCCGTATCTTGGCAGTCCGTGCGGAATCATCATCGAAGCCGACGGCAAACGAATCTACCACGCCGGCGACACCGCGCTCTTTCTCGACATGCAGCTCATCGGCCGCGCCGGACTTGATCTCGCCATGCTCCCGATCGGGGACAACTTCACGATGGGTCCCGAGGATGCGGTTGACGCGCTCGACATGCTCAAACCGAAAGCCGCGATTCCGATGCACTACAACACCTGGCCCCCGATCGCGCAGGACGCCTCAGCCTTCGCCGCCGCCGCCAAACAACGCGGCCACCTCGCGCATCCGCTCAAACCCGGCGAAAGCGTGACGATCTGA
- a CDS encoding 3-keto-disaccharide hydrolase — MKSARLIAPLIIFLGMLAVSSCGHATGKPAAPNTLTKKERADGWRLLFDGASLSGWSNFKSDTIRPGWQVRDGALVCVDPKNAKDLVTKDEFDWFELQLEYNITPAGNSGIMYHVTNEGRAAWATGPEIQLEDNVLAKDRQRCGWLYGLYQPPIDPKTGKPLDATKPVGEWNHVRVLITPEKCVHEINGVKYFEYVLGSDDFNERVAKSKFSKMPNFAKSNRGFIALQGDHGQISFRNIKIRPIPAAK; from the coding sequence ATGAAATCAGCGCGTCTCATTGCCCCATTGATTATTTTCCTCGGCATGCTCGCTGTATCATCCTGCGGTCATGCCACCGGCAAACCCGCGGCGCCCAATACACTCACAAAAAAGGAGCGGGCCGACGGCTGGCGTCTGCTTTTTGACGGCGCGAGCCTGAGTGGTTGGAGCAACTTCAAATCGGATACCATCCGCCCCGGCTGGCAGGTGCGCGACGGCGCGCTCGTCTGCGTCGATCCAAAAAACGCCAAGGACCTCGTCACCAAGGACGAGTTCGACTGGTTTGAGCTCCAGCTCGAATATAACATCACGCCCGCGGGCAACAGCGGCATCATGTATCACGTCACCAACGAAGGCCGCGCGGCGTGGGCCACCGGGCCCGAAATCCAGCTTGAGGACAACGTGCTCGCCAAGGACCGGCAACGCTGCGGCTGGCTCTACGGCCTCTACCAGCCGCCGATCGATCCGAAGACCGGCAAACCGCTTGACGCCACCAAGCCCGTCGGCGAGTGGAACCATGTGCGCGTCCTCATCACGCCGGAAAAATGCGTCCACGAAATCAACGGCGTGAAATATTTCGAATACGTGCTCGGCAGCGACGATTTTAACGAGCGCGTGGCAAAGTCGAAATTCTCAAAAATGCCGAACTTCGCAAAATCCAATCGCGGTTTCATCGCCCTTCAGGGCGACCATGGGCAAATCTCGTTTCGAAACATAAAAATCCGCCCCATCCCCGCGGCGAAGTGA